Proteins from one Anopheles nili chromosome 2, idAnoNiliSN_F5_01, whole genome shotgun sequence genomic window:
- the LOC128728363 gene encoding calpain-B-like translates to MSQIDQHRSTSTTAFGGVRTSTRFLPVTFENDEPKYEASSPTHQSFHTLRRQCLAQLTLFEDPDFPATDASIAMSKISTVRWRRPAEITPSARFFVDGASRLDICQGALNDCWLLTAATNLTSHPWLFKRVLPEDNELTGDRYAGICHFRFWEFGQWVDVVIDDRLPTDAAGKLLFGRSANEDEFWSALLEKAYAKFYGSYGALDGGTAREAMQDLTGGLTEFYQPKKMTDRVEHLWDVLCGGFEQGSLFACNLKSDPTGQNVSTKDGLLRGHSYSITKVHTVPGMQQDGAHVRLLRIRNPWGTGVEWNGRWSDKSREWKALHSADRKRIGLTIENDGEFWIELSDFMAHFDRLEVCHLSPDMHSVEDETATPTPNRYRWEVSALDGQWISDTTAGGNVSYLDTFPLNPQYTIHVQEGTSGSGAVIALMQKYRRVDALPSLTIGFLVYRVTREDLRQKPVPKEFFQQHDHAIVGGSIFINAREISCRLTLDPGLYLIIPSTFEPREEGEYLLRIFTARGNTLCENDAILCFGTLDDRLTEQCQGQFYETPRWALLANTFYNHAGPTELIDFIQLQDILWQQFFDQRKIATSSERSGPKDKRTAGSSSLRKFYSCLLQLCACFWMRSVTRKDHREERTLRGSESRQNELERIVLLVTSRIADGKDTLGYEQFRTIARDVYQWETVFRLYDTDGSGTLDRRELRQALRSSGFNINNRILCKLHRLVVELNQPQIELIDYVLCAAECRHAIDVLHKEA, encoded by the exons CTTTCCCGCGACGGACGCGTCCATTGCAATGAGCAAAATTTCAACCGTCCGATGGCGACGCCCTGCAGAAATTACGCCCTCAGCCAGGTTCTTTGTCGATGGTGCAAGCCGACTAGACATCTGCCAGGGAGCACTTAACGATTGCTGGCTGTTAACGGCCGCGACCAACCTAACATCCCACCCGTGGCTGTTCAAGCGCGTCCTTCCAGAGGACAACGAGCTGACGGGTGATCGGTACGCGGGGATTTGCCACTTCCGGTTCTGGGAGTTCGGCCAGTGGGTCGATGTGGTGATTGACGATCGACTTCCGACGGATGCCGCGGGGAAACTTCTGTTCGGAAGATCCGCGAATGAGGACGAATTCTGGAGTGCTCTGTTGGAGAAGGCTTACGCCAAGTTCTACGGATCGTACGGGGCGCTGGACGGTGGGACAGCACGTGAGGCTATGCAGGATCTCACCGGGGGATTGACCGAGTTTTACCAACCCAAAAAGATGACCGACAGGGTGGAACACCTTTGGGACGTTTTGTGCGGTGGGTTCGAACAGGGTTCGTTATTCGCGTGCAATCTCAAG AGTGATCCAACAGGGCAGAACGTGTCCACGAAAGACGGGCTGCTGCGAGGACATTCATACTCCATCACCAAGGTGCACACCGTGCCAGGAATGCAGCAGGACGGTGCCCACGTTCGATTGCTACGCATCCGCAATCCTTGGGGCACCGGTGTCGAGTGGAATGGCCGGTGGAGTGATAAGTCCCGTGAGTGGAAAGCCCTCCATTCGGCGGATCGAAAGCGCATCGGACTTACGATCGAAAACGACGGTGAGTTTTGGATAGAGTTGAGCGATTTCATGGCACACTTCGATCGGTTGGAAGTTTGTCATCTCTCACCGGACATGCACAGTGTTGAGGACGAAACGGCCACGCCAACTCCAAACCGGTACCGTTGGGAAGTGAGTGCACTGGATGGTCAGTGGATCAGCGATACTACAGCGGGAGGAAACGTTTCGTACTTGGACACGTTCCCTCTGAACCCGCAGTACACGATCCATGTGCAGGAAGGAACTAGCGGCTCGGGTGCCGTCATTGCCCTGATGCAGAAGTACCGCCGGGTGGACGCATTGCCAAGTCTCACGATCGGGTTCCTCGTGTACCGTGTGACGCGTGAGGATCTCCGACAGAAACCGGTCCCGAAAGAGTTTTTCCAGCAGCATGATCACGCGATCGTTGGTGGGTctattttcatcaatgcacgTGAGATCAGCTGCAGGTTGACGCTCGATCCTGGCTTGTACTTGATCATACCGTCTACGTTTGAACCACGTGAGGAAGGCGAGTACTTGCTGAGGATCTTCACAGCACGTGGCAACACCTTGTGcgaaaatgatgcaattttgtGCTTCGGCACACTCGATGATCGACTCACTGAGCAGTGTCAGGGTCAGTTCTACGAAACCCCACGCTGGGCGTTGCTCGCGAACACTTTCTACAACCATGCCGGTCCGACGGAACTGATAGACTTCATCCAGCTCCAGGACATCCTGTGGCAGCAGTTCTTTGATCAACGTAAAATCGCCACCAGCAGTGAGCGATCGGGACCGAAAGATAAGCGTACAGCTGGATCTTCGTCTCTACGGAAGTTCTACTCGTGTCTGCTTCAATTGTGCGCCTGCTTCTGGATGCGATCGGTCACACGGAAGGATCATCGAGAGGAACGAACCCTGCGAGGAAGTGAATCACGCCAAAACGAGCTGGAACGGATCGTGCTGCTCGTGACGAGCCGCATTGCCGACGGAAAGGACACTCTAGGATATGAGCAGTTCCGCACCATCGCTCGTGATGTCTACCAGTGGGAAACGGTGTTCCGATTGTACGACACCGACGGTAGTGGCACGCTAGATCGCCGTGAACTTCGACAGGCTCTTCGATCGTCCGGTTTTAACATCAACAATCGGATATTGTGTAAGCTGCACCGGTTGGTGGTAGAGCTAAACCAGCCGCAGATTGAACTAATAGATTATGTGCTCTGTGCGGCTGAGTGCCGCCATGCGATAG ACGTCTTGCATAAGGAAGCCTAG
- the LOC128721636 gene encoding calpain-B-like, producing the protein MPVIARGNRPDEALLKATHTTGQQSRQTHYTITSTSHKPTLHQSRTRFLPIEFDRNGKAFPTPDPTRPADIQDYYKLRMECLRSGKLFEDPEFAADDSSLHFSVIPGQPSAYKWLRPHEISKDAVFDSDGFSRFDIQQGKLGDCWLLAAAANLTTFPVLFSRVVPDDNDQIQGGRKGVDYAGIFHFRFWRFGQWYDVVVDDRLPTIRGQLAYIKSSTQHEFWSALLEKAYAKLFGSYEALSGGSASEAMEDFTGGLTEGYEMQGAPSNLFELIEKGCNNYAMFACSIEAGAGEMEQETPQGLIKGHAYSITKAQAVDIETPRVKGKIQLLRLRNPWGNENEWNGAWSDKSPEWRFITEDTKRTIGLTFEVDGEFWISYPDFRKYFDRVEMCHLSPDCPIALQESRFAWRQSAFEGEWVLGSTAGGCRNYLDTFWHNPQYVIRLDDPDADDDDQMCTLIVSLIQKNRRSKRNKGIACLTIGFAIYRIDDPGDLQRKPLPREFFAKHLSVAKSTFINLREVTCRYRLPPGSYVILPSTFEPNEEGEFMIRVFSECASNMQENDNEISVGSPADSSTKPRVGVGLPSKPPSNEVEPAVTDAQRATMERLFIEVAGEDGEVDWMELKLVLDRCFREDIAKASRGISRTYQTRALPIEKSSVSETRTATPQSSFDRALCGAWARLHELFRDIAGGDNRTVSISNGATGSSEQAELMQSENVASVLAEPSSVGFSKDACRSMVAMLDEDGSGKLGFAEFQKLLADIARWKGVFKQFDSDQSGRISPFELRAALQSAGYTLNNHIVNMLMHRYGSKEGEIWFDDFITCAVKIRTMFDIFRARDLSNRNEARFTLEEWIAKTIYS; encoded by the exons ATGCCGGTTATCGCGCGTGGAAATCGGCCGGATGAGGCACTGCTGAAGGCAACGCACACAACCGGCCAACAATCGCGGCAAACGCACTACACGATAACGTCGACGAGTCACAAACCGACACTTCATCAATCCCGGACGCGCTTCCTTCCGATCGAGTTTGATCGTAATGGC AAAGCTTTCCCAACGCCCGACCCGACACGTCCGGCCGACATTCAGGACTACTACAAGCTCCGTATGGAATGTCTACGCTCGGGAAAGTTGTTTGAGGATCCAGAATTTGCGGCTGACGACTCGTCGCTGCACTTTTCAGTCATCCCGGGTCAACCGTCGGCGTACAAGTGGTTGCGACCGCACGAGATCAGCAAGGATGCGGTGTTCGACTCCGATGGGTTCTCGCGGTTTGACATCCAGCAGGGAAAACTGGGCGACTGCTGGCTGTTGGCAGCGGCCGCCAATCTCACCACGTTCCCGGTGCTGTTTAGTCGCGTCGTGCCAGACGACAACGATCAAATTCAGGGCGGTCGAAAGGGTGTAGACTATGCCGGGATATTTCACTTCCGTTTCTGGAGGTTTGGCCAGTGGTACGACGTAGTAGTTGACGACCGGCTACCGACGATTCGCGGACAGCTCGCCTACATCAAGTCCTCCACCCAGCATGAGTTTTGGAGCGCCCTGCTAGAGAAGGCGTATGCGAAGCTGTTTGGGTCGTACGAGGCGCTCTCAGGTGGATCAGCGAGTGAAGCCATGGAGGACTTCACGGGTGGCCTCACGGAAGGATACGAGATGCAGGGCGCCCCCAGCAACCTGTTCGAGTTGATCGAAAAAGGTTGCAACAATTACGCGATGTTCGCGTGCAGCATCGAAGCAGGCGCTGGTGAGATGGAACAAGAAACCCCGCAGGGTTTGATAAAAGGACACGCGTACTCCATCACAAAGGCGCAAGCCGTGGACATCGAGACACCCCGAGTGAAGGGCAAGATTCAGCTGCTGCGTCTCCGAAACCCTTGGGGCAACGAAAACGAATGGAACGGAGCATGGAGCGACAAATCCCCCGAGTGGCGGTTTATCACGGAGGACACTAAACGCACGATCGGGCTAACGTTCGAGGTGGATGGTGAATTCTGGATCTCGTATCCGGACTTCCGGAAATACTTTGATCGTGTTGAGATGTGCCACCTCAGCCCTGATTGCCCGATCGCGCTACAGGAAAGTCGGTTTGCTTGGAGACAATCGGCGTTCGAAGGTGAATGGGTGCTGGGAAGCACGGCTGGTGGATGCCGGAACTATCTGGACACCTTCTGGCACAACCCGCAGTACGTGATCCGGTTGGATGATCCCGatgccgatgatgacgatcaGATGTGTACGCTGATTGTGTCGCTGATACAGAAGAACCGACGTTCGAAGCGGAACAAAGGCATCGCATGCCTAACGATCGGGTTCGCGATCTATCGCATAGATGATCCGGGTGATCTTCAACGGAAACCACTGCCGCGGGAGTTCTTCGCCAAGCATCTGTCTGTGGCGAAGTCGACGTTCATCAATCTGCGTGAAGTAACGTGCCGGTATCGATTACCTCCCGGTTCGTACGTTATTCTGCCATCGACGTTCGAACCTAATGAGGAGGGCGAGTTCATGATACGCGTGTTCTCCGAGTGTGCCAGCAACATGCAGGAGAATGACAATGAGATCAGTGTTGGCTCACCGGCG GATTCGTCCACTAAACCACGGGTCGGAGTTGGTCTTCCTTCAAAACCGCCTTCGAAT GAAGTCGAACCGGCCGTCACCGATGCCCAGAGGGCCACTATGGAGCGTCTGTTCATCGAAGTAGCCGGAGAGGATGGAGAAGTGGATTGGATGGAGCTGAAGCTCGTACTTGATCGTTGCTTCCGCGAGGATATCGCGAAAGCTTCACGAGGAATCTCAAGGACATACCAAACGCGCGCTCTCCCCATTGAGAAGTCGTCAGTTTCTGAGACTCGGACCGCGACACCGCAATCAAGCTTTGATCGAGCTCTCTGCGGCGCGTGGGCGAGGCTGCATGAGCTGTTCCGGGACATCGCTGGCGGGGACAACAGAACAGTTTCGATCTCAAATGGAGCGACCGGATCAAGCGAACAGGCGGAGCTAATGCAAAGTGAAAACGTTGCATCTGTGCTTG CCGAACCATCATCCGTCGGTTTCTCGAAGGACGCTTGCCGCTCGATGGTCGCCATGCTGGATGAAGATGGCTCGGGCAAGCTTGGATTTGCTGAGTTCCAAAAGCTGCTTGCTGACATTGCCCGTTGGAAAGGTGTGTTCAAACAGTTCGACAGTGATCAGAGTGGCCGGATCAGTCCGTTCGAGTTGCGAGCAGCGCTGCAGTCCGCAGGATACACCCTGAACAACCACATCGTAAACATGCTGATGCACCGATACGGTTCAAAAGAGGGTGAAATTTGGTTCGACGATTTCATCACTTGCGCCGTCAAGATCCGCACCATGTTTG ACATTTTCCGAGCCCGTGACCTGAGCAACCGAAATGAAGCTCGTTTCACGCTGGAAGAATGGATCGCTAAAACGATTTACTCGTGA